In Bacteriovorax stolpii, a single genomic region encodes these proteins:
- the rpsR gene encoding 30S ribosomal protein S18: protein MIYELSVVTKPELGAEAHAQIAEIVKDALKGFDGEVLIADDWGRLALAQPYANGARHGHFHYFMYKSNTQANTELTRRFGINEGVLRTAIFNIGLDEEKETLVKNFKSPLSKTHRGSVLDNKNEDDDESGFEDMEDDRRKFAKRKSCWFTAKKIKADWKDPQTWNWLVSEFGKISPARVSGISRKHQRFANAAIKHARNLGISSYLSNRTADRA from the coding sequence ATGATTTATGAATTGTCAGTAGTGACAAAGCCGGAGCTTGGCGCTGAAGCTCACGCACAGATCGCAGAGATCGTGAAAGACGCACTTAAAGGCTTCGATGGTGAAGTTCTTATCGCAGACGATTGGGGAAGACTTGCTCTTGCTCAACCATACGCAAACGGTGCTCGTCACGGACACTTCCATTACTTCATGTACAAATCAAACACACAAGCTAACACTGAGTTAACTCGTCGTTTTGGTATCAATGAAGGCGTTCTTCGTACAGCTATCTTCAACATCGGTCTTGATGAAGAAAAAGAAACTCTAGTGAAGAACTTCAAGTCTCCACTTTCGAAAACACACCGTGGTTCAGTTCTTGATAACAAGAACGAAGACGACGATGAGTCAGGATTCGAAGATATGGAAGACGACCGTCGTAAATTCGCTAAGAGAAAGTCTTGCTGGTTTACAGCTAAGAAAATCAAAGCTGACTGGAAAGATCCTCAAACTTGGAACTGGTTAGTTTCTGAGTTCGGAAAAATTTCTCCAGCTCGCGTTTCAGGTATCTCTAGAAAACACCAACGATTTGCTAACGCTGCTATTAAGCACGCTAGAAACCTTGGGATTTCAAGCTACCTATCTAACCGTACAGCTGATAGAGCTTAG
- a CDS encoding chorismate-binding protein, whose translation MTDHNLYTVFPYKNSLLMLSGAKEARAYYKDHYIDLLTGESHEFAVEGWLSLLNFPVAEHPIEKRVVHLFYELGFLFENLSEEIMSTDLLAINIEYTKREELQINPDHKKIILSLKSAPHYHDYEKQFQKGHKELTEGNCYQFNLTGEYTYDFEDDIEAEDFISALWKDPKKRGAFASATYIEHFEQLFLSNSPECLFRYEGGMLSTMPIKGTMKRNTDDPREIKSLWKELVLDKKSEGELFMIADLLRNDLCRIDLPRAIVTRKKAMLLVPGLIHQYSEIKVPLSQHVTLKNILEKIFPGGSITGAPKKRVMQILKKLESRSRGFYCGSTLLFSKGQIEASINIRSSVVDFKKRSLSYQAGGGITLLSQPQHEFLEMTYKHDSYIDTLTL comes from the coding sequence GTGACGGACCATAATCTCTATACAGTTTTTCCGTATAAGAATTCACTGCTAATGTTAAGCGGGGCCAAAGAGGCGCGCGCGTATTACAAAGACCATTACATTGATCTCTTAACTGGTGAGTCTCACGAGTTTGCAGTTGAAGGATGGCTATCACTTTTAAATTTTCCGGTAGCAGAGCATCCGATTGAAAAACGTGTGGTTCATCTTTTTTATGAGCTTGGTTTTCTCTTTGAAAATCTTTCAGAAGAAATCATGAGTACTGATCTTCTGGCCATTAATATCGAATACACAAAGAGAGAAGAACTCCAGATCAATCCAGACCACAAGAAAATCATCCTTTCACTTAAGAGTGCTCCTCACTACCACGATTATGAAAAACAATTCCAGAAGGGCCATAAAGAGCTGACAGAGGGCAATTGTTATCAGTTCAACCTGACAGGTGAATACACATACGACTTTGAAGATGATATCGAGGCGGAAGATTTTATTTCGGCCTTATGGAAAGACCCAAAGAAGCGTGGAGCTTTTGCTTCTGCGACTTACATCGAACACTTCGAGCAGCTTTTTTTAAGTAACTCACCAGAGTGTTTATTCCGTTATGAAGGCGGAATGCTTTCAACTATGCCCATTAAAGGCACAATGAAACGAAATACTGATGATCCCAGAGAAATTAAAAGTCTCTGGAAAGAATTAGTCTTGGATAAGAAGAGTGAAGGCGAGTTGTTTATGATTGCCGATCTTTTGCGTAACGATCTCTGTCGCATTGATCTTCCAAGGGCCATCGTCACAAGAAAAAAAGCAATGCTACTTGTTCCTGGACTCATTCATCAGTATTCAGAAATTAAAGTTCCTCTTTCACAGCATGTGACTTTGAAAAATATTTTAGAAAAAATTTTTCCTGGTGGAAGTATCACTGGTGCACCTAAAAAAAGAGTTATGCAGATTCTAAAAAAATTAGAATCACGCTCTCGCGGTTTTTATTGTGGATCGACTTTGCTTTTTTCTAAGGGGCAAATAGAAGCTTCGATTAATATCAGATCTAGTGTTGTTGATTTCAAAAAAAGATCACTTTCTTATCAAGCGGGGGGCGGTATTACACTCTTAAGCCAACCTCAACACGAGTTTTTAGAGATGACTTACAAGCATGACAGCTATATTGATACCCTAACTCTATAA
- the dnaB gene encoding replicative DNA helicase — MASMNQHNELPHDLLAEKALVGCLIIDGSVFDEISNLKINSSQFYDPRYGIVFDIIADLSLANRAIDFVTVCNKLKDKGKLEEVGGESFVSSLTEDQASSANVYEYAKIVKDKASMREIIKTAMRVVQMGMSYTGEADDFIQDVESSFFKLTNEAKTGGMVKINATLRQNLKELEDTTRIMGEISGLSTGYPRLDELLLGMQPGQLIILAARPAMGKTSLALNVAISSCLQSGLPVAIFSLEMLATELSMRLLTGRAKVDSKRVRKKAFLDTDLRSIAKATQELSALPIFINDSGNTTILDIQSQCRKIKADQGLGLIVIDYLQLMGSTNKSLQREQQIAEISRGLKTMAKELGCPVIALSQLNRGVESRPNKRPTTADLRESGAIEQDADIVMFVYRDEVYYPDTKEPGVAEIIVGKNRAGEIGTAKLAWVGAYTSFENLAHRDGP; from the coding sequence ATGGCTTCAATGAATCAACACAATGAACTTCCTCACGATCTACTGGCCGAAAAAGCCTTAGTAGGCTGTTTAATTATCGATGGTTCAGTCTTTGATGAGATCTCCAACCTTAAAATCAATTCCTCTCAATTCTATGATCCTCGTTACGGGATCGTTTTCGATATCATTGCCGATCTTTCTTTAGCCAACCGTGCGATTGACTTCGTTACTGTTTGTAACAAGCTCAAAGACAAAGGAAAGCTGGAAGAAGTAGGTGGTGAATCTTTTGTATCGAGTTTAACAGAAGACCAGGCTTCATCGGCCAACGTTTATGAGTACGCAAAAATCGTCAAAGATAAAGCGTCGATGAGAGAGATCATCAAAACGGCCATGCGAGTGGTGCAGATGGGGATGAGTTATACAGGTGAAGCTGATGATTTTATCCAGGATGTTGAATCGAGTTTCTTCAAGCTTACCAACGAAGCCAAAACTGGCGGTATGGTTAAGATCAATGCCACTTTAAGACAAAACTTAAAAGAACTGGAAGACACTACAAGAATCATGGGAGAAATCTCAGGGCTCTCGACGGGGTATCCTCGTCTCGATGAACTTCTTCTGGGAATGCAGCCAGGTCAACTGATTATTTTAGCTGCCCGTCCAGCGATGGGTAAGACCTCTCTGGCACTGAACGTGGCGATCAGTTCATGTCTACAATCAGGACTTCCTGTTGCGATCTTCTCTCTCGAGATGTTAGCGACGGAACTTTCAATGAGATTACTAACAGGTCGAGCGAAGGTGGATTCAAAACGCGTTCGTAAGAAGGCCTTCCTGGATACTGACCTTCGAAGTATTGCTAAAGCAACTCAAGAGCTTTCAGCGCTTCCAATTTTCATTAACGATTCAGGGAATACCACAATCCTTGATATTCAATCGCAGTGTAGAAAAATCAAAGCTGACCAAGGTCTTGGTCTGATTGTTATCGACTACCTTCAGCTAATGGGTTCTACCAACAAGTCTCTTCAAAGAGAGCAGCAGATCGCCGAGATCTCGAGAGGGTTAAAGACCATGGCCAAGGAACTTGGTTGTCCGGTTATCGCCCTGTCTCAGCTTAACCGTGGTGTTGAGTCCCGTCCAAACAAACGTCCTACAACTGCCGATCTTCGTGAATCTGGAGCAATCGAGCAGGATGCGGATATCGTCATGTTCGTTTACCGCGATGAAGTTTACTACCCGGATACAAAAGAGCCAGGTGTTGCCGAAATCATCGTAGGTAAAAACCGTGCAGGGGAAATTGGAACGGCAAAACTTGCGTGGGTTGGTGCCTACACAAGCTTTGAAAACCTCGCTCACCGTGACGGACCATAA
- the rplI gene encoding 50S ribosomal protein L9 has translation MKVILTEKVPTLGNIGEIVNVSAGHARNYLVPNGFAMVADEGNKRLLAAQQKSLGKKIQAQRDAANETKKKIEGLVIELIKKVGASGKLFGTVTNAELSKELENRGLTVERRLIHLDAPIKGLGTFTAKAKIFQDIEATFKVKVAIDPKQAEELKLAQEEALKAAEARKKAAADAKAAGESATPAAEMTEEQRLKMEVDKLLRS, from the coding sequence ATGAAAGTTATTTTAACTGAAAAAGTTCCTACTCTAGGGAACATCGGAGAGATCGTTAACGTATCAGCTGGTCATGCTAGAAACTATCTAGTACCAAATGGCTTTGCAATGGTTGCTGACGAAGGAAACAAGAGACTACTAGCTGCTCAACAAAAAAGCCTTGGAAAGAAAATCCAAGCTCAAAGAGATGCTGCTAACGAAACTAAAAAGAAAATTGAAGGTCTAGTCATCGAACTTATCAAGAAAGTTGGAGCTTCTGGGAAACTTTTCGGAACTGTTACAAACGCTGAGCTTTCTAAAGAACTAGAAAACCGCGGTCTAACTGTTGAAAGAAGACTAATTCACCTAGATGCACCAATCAAAGGTCTTGGTACTTTCACTGCAAAAGCTAAAATCTTCCAAGATATCGAAGCTACTTTCAAAGTAAAAGTTGCTATCGATCCTAAGCAAGCTGAAGAACTAAAACTTGCTCAAGAAGAAGCTCTAAAAGCTGCTGAAGCTCGTAAGAAAGCTGCTGCTGACGCAAAAGCTGCTGGTGAGTCTGCAACTCCTGCTGCTGAAATGACTGAAGAGCAAAGATTAAAAATGGAAGTTGATAAACTTCTAAGATCTTAA
- a CDS encoding S8 family peptidase has protein sequence MKKIIFTTLVLQSLTALAGTNDPLYNKQWALENSAQVILKNISDLERVQVKGLPGVDINWVDTKEIKTEKKELIVAVLDSGLDLEHPDLKDRIWYNEKLCAGATNAANRPCYGYNYLDNNTILTDDVGHGTHVAGLIAANRNNSTGIAGAADSRIKIMPLKVINSSVNGFVYNGKVITDVIADAMTFAVKNGAEVINLSLGWPKLVDLAKVRQAFDYAEQNNVIVIAASGNNNKDLPTFPCSYENVICVGAIDNRGDLTDFTNHGSKVDVVAPGESIISTYPRALESRVLRIKNYETKRGSSQAAPYVTAALANLKLLHPGLTNDQVRSLLFRSVKKLAKESSSRFVKFGSLDMKALLELASKEEEKAFVNPLMKGLTEVKFNAGDRRFAFNLELKNLSNIDYKGLVCLRSGSKAIELDQNCVSVENIQAKKSLSFPVSGLIQDLAGDSHILLTVQIDDRTYTTSLVFSRNLNNDAALISQSLGQASFDDMAVISGDRRLSRMTRVFDKHRQIAFPEYFYQEKLKQTENASVVSLLTSEGGKFTVKTITLPKVNKVLSIHRQDINMDGKLDYFIYTLSNKKDELQFYILDEKLNPLFKENSTWSMTLSTFEGLPIDGGMEKFEWIKVKNPTLGNVLVPSIYRSYTMPEADNSKQISERVIGAMSHQFYLNPKVTDKKVEIELRVVDSVKMMAALRKEMGILGTFDTKSVYLLKPFPQTMEESRNGVIRSLIVVDEDGIGQLHQATISLEGNNFSKLSSLSTEKAVDQSLIYPIIDSKNGNVTDEAIFTTLLNRATAEFLVKNDHEIGSIQHLNEDWENPVIALTATFAENGAKTYLVESRSSLTVLRDNGKKASLPIYRDSSFPGQSFSETITPILSEGRPGVYINSTLIYGERLYSMVDTENNGFIRPLSLSIGIPSGCVPLLPETLADKTQYNYVFLCTSPSKEITLKFLPMSHL, from the coding sequence ATGAAAAAGATTATTTTTACAACACTTGTTCTTCAAAGCTTAACAGCGCTCGCTGGGACTAATGACCCGCTTTATAACAAACAATGGGCGCTGGAAAATAGCGCTCAGGTGATCTTAAAGAATATCTCTGACCTGGAACGCGTGCAGGTTAAAGGTCTTCCCGGTGTGGATATCAATTGGGTAGACACAAAAGAGATAAAGACTGAAAAGAAAGAATTAATCGTGGCCGTTTTAGATAGTGGTCTGGATTTAGAACACCCGGATTTAAAAGACCGTATCTGGTACAACGAAAAACTTTGTGCCGGAGCAACCAATGCTGCCAATCGTCCTTGTTACGGTTACAACTACCTAGATAACAACACGATCCTTACAGACGATGTTGGTCACGGAACGCACGTGGCAGGTTTAATCGCAGCTAACAGAAATAACAGTACGGGGATTGCCGGAGCGGCCGATTCACGCATTAAGATCATGCCTTTAAAAGTTATCAACAGTTCGGTTAACGGATTTGTGTATAACGGAAAAGTTATTACTGACGTTATTGCTGATGCGATGACATTCGCAGTGAAAAATGGCGCAGAAGTTATCAACCTGTCTCTGGGATGGCCAAAACTAGTTGACCTGGCAAAAGTTCGCCAGGCCTTCGACTATGCTGAACAAAATAATGTTATCGTTATTGCGGCTTCAGGAAACAACAATAAAGACCTGCCGACTTTCCCATGTAGTTACGAAAACGTTATCTGCGTTGGTGCTATCGATAACCGCGGTGACCTGACAGATTTCACGAACCATGGATCAAAAGTCGACGTCGTCGCTCCAGGTGAATCAATCATCAGTACTTACCCGCGCGCTCTTGAGTCGCGTGTTCTTCGTATTAAAAACTACGAAACAAAACGTGGATCGAGCCAGGCAGCTCCTTATGTAACAGCAGCACTTGCAAACTTAAAACTTCTTCACCCTGGATTAACTAATGACCAGGTGAGAAGCCTGCTTTTTAGAAGTGTAAAGAAACTGGCAAAAGAATCATCTTCGCGTTTTGTGAAGTTTGGCTCTCTTGATATGAAGGCATTACTTGAACTTGCTTCTAAAGAAGAAGAGAAAGCTTTCGTTAATCCTTTAATGAAAGGACTGACTGAAGTTAAGTTCAATGCAGGAGACAGAAGGTTTGCCTTTAATCTTGAATTAAAAAATCTTTCAAACATTGATTACAAAGGACTCGTGTGCCTGCGTTCAGGATCAAAGGCGATTGAGCTGGATCAAAACTGTGTAAGCGTAGAAAACATCCAGGCCAAAAAATCATTGAGCTTTCCGGTGAGCGGATTGATTCAAGACCTGGCAGGGGACTCACACATTCTGTTGACTGTGCAGATTGATGATCGCACTTATACAACAAGCTTAGTTTTTAGCCGCAATCTAAATAACGATGCCGCTTTAATCAGTCAGTCGCTTGGTCAAGCAAGTTTTGATGATATGGCCGTTATCAGTGGAGACAGACGCCTTTCGAGAATGACTCGCGTTTTTGATAAACACAGACAAATTGCTTTCCCTGAGTATTTTTACCAGGAAAAACTAAAGCAAACTGAAAACGCTTCAGTTGTGTCTCTGTTAACGAGTGAAGGTGGAAAGTTTACGGTGAAGACAATCACTCTTCCAAAAGTAAACAAGGTGCTTTCAATCCACCGCCAAGACATCAACATGGACGGGAAGCTGGATTATTTCATCTACACACTTTCAAACAAGAAAGATGAACTTCAGTTCTATATTCTTGATGAAAAACTAAACCCACTGTTTAAAGAAAACTCGACATGGTCGATGACCCTTTCAACTTTTGAAGGTCTACCGATTGATGGTGGAATGGAGAAGTTTGAGTGGATTAAGGTGAAGAACCCTACACTTGGAAATGTTCTTGTTCCTTCAATTTACCGTTCGTACACAATGCCGGAAGCTGATAACTCAAAACAGATTTCTGAGCGCGTGATCGGAGCGATGTCTCACCAGTTCTATCTGAATCCAAAAGTGACAGATAAAAAAGTTGAGATCGAACTTCGCGTAGTGGACTCAGTAAAAATGATGGCCGCTCTTCGCAAAGAAATGGGCATCCTTGGAACATTTGATACGAAGTCAGTTTACTTATTAAAACCATTCCCACAAACGATGGAAGAGTCGAGAAATGGTGTGATCAGGTCACTGATTGTTGTAGATGAAGATGGTATCGGTCAACTTCACCAGGCGACGATCTCACTGGAAGGAAATAATTTTTCAAAGCTTTCAAGTTTATCGACGGAAAAAGCTGTTGATCAGTCGCTGATTTACCCAATTATCGATTCGAAAAACGGCAACGTGACTGATGAAGCGATTTTTACAACTTTACTCAACAGAGCAACGGCAGAGTTCCTGGTGAAAAATGATCACGAAATCGGATCAATTCAGCATTTAAACGAAGATTGGGAAAACCCAGTGATCGCTTTAACGGCCACTTTTGCTGAAAATGGCGCTAAAACTTATTTAGTAGAAAGCCGCTCGAGCCTTACGGTGCTACGTGACAACGGCAAAAAAGCTTCACTTCCGATCTACCGTGACTCAAGTTTTCCAGGCCAGAGCTTCTCAGAAACGATCACTCCAATCCTTTCAGAAGGCCGTCCTGGGGTCTATATCAATTCAACTCTGATCTACGGAGAGCGCCTGTATAGTATGGTAGATACTGAGAATAATGGGTTTATTAGGCCACTTTCACTATCGATCGGGATTCCTTCTGGGTGTGTGCCTCTGCTTCCAGAAACCCTAGCGGACAAGACTCAGTACAATTACGTATTTTTGTGCACAAGCCCATCTAAGGAAATCACTCTCAAATTCCTTCCTATGTCGCACCTTTAG
- a CDS encoding DUF2232 domain-containing protein: MTKVEQTSQIFDQQASVPKLLFLAIMTIALCSFGPMSIFASVPLAIAFLLYGRLIGFGLGAFSMALLWGLSLTVKGFPPALVGYYGSAFLYALVTAEIVLRNINPVKGLIYMGLILVIISGSLVVAYDRLSPTGLKSEISQYVSSVLSQLKKSKQESSEVSGDEERAFDDFVNKPEALTNDIYSSLPLIVFCVSYFGLWVSLYVTLRNAIVWRYKAVYKYSLRDLTYFKAPEFFVYPLILSLVLWLGADYGLPKESEVIGRNLLYCLGVFYLFQGFGVYNDFLKFLRIGGFIKTLFIAFTFLLASKFLAILGIFDLWFDFRRFFTNSKKDEGDTI, from the coding sequence ATGACTAAAGTCGAACAAACCTCACAGATCTTTGATCAACAGGCTTCAGTTCCAAAACTGTTGTTTTTGGCGATCATGACTATTGCGCTTTGTTCATTTGGTCCAATGAGTATTTTTGCTTCAGTTCCACTAGCTATTGCATTTCTTCTTTACGGCCGTTTAATCGGGTTTGGTTTAGGAGCTTTTTCAATGGCGCTGCTTTGGGGTCTTTCATTAACTGTGAAAGGTTTTCCACCGGCACTAGTGGGATACTATGGATCGGCCTTTTTATATGCACTAGTAACGGCTGAGATTGTCCTGAGAAACATCAATCCGGTAAAAGGATTGATCTACATGGGACTGATCCTTGTGATCATCTCTGGATCTTTAGTAGTAGCTTACGACAGGTTGAGCCCGACAGGGTTAAAAAGCGAAATCAGTCAGTATGTATCGTCTGTTTTATCGCAGCTTAAAAAAAGCAAACAAGAGTCTTCAGAAGTTTCTGGAGATGAAGAAAGGGCCTTTGATGATTTTGTTAATAAGCCAGAAGCTTTAACGAATGACATCTACAGTTCGCTTCCTTTGATTGTTTTTTGTGTTTCTTATTTTGGTTTGTGGGTGAGCTTGTATGTTACTCTTCGCAACGCCATCGTATGGAGATACAAGGCCGTTTATAAATACAGTCTGCGCGACCTGACTTATTTCAAGGCACCTGAGTTTTTTGTGTACCCGTTAATTCTTTCTCTGGTTTTATGGCTAGGGGCTGACTACGGACTTCCAAAAGAGTCAGAAGTAATTGGTCGAAACCTTTTATACTGTCTTGGCGTTTTTTATCTGTTCCAGGGTTTTGGAGTCTATAACGACTTCCTGAAGTTTTTAAGAATCGGCGGATTTATTAAGACTCTATTTATTGCTTTTACATTTCTTCTAGCGTCTAAGTTCCTCGCGATCTTAGGCATATTTGATTTATGGTTCGATTTTAGAAGATTTTTTACAAATTCAAAAAAAGATGAAGGAGATACTATATGA